The following coding sequences are from one Fibrobacter sp. UWT2 window:
- a CDS encoding tandem-95 repeat protein has protein sequence MKRKNWSVAALLASVSILASVGIAQEENSAPSVMGIPGESIDEGKKFAPIKLDKYVTDEDKAEKIKWSVSGNKQLKVSISPDRVATIEIPSKYWNGSEDITFIATDTKGASGSETINFSVESVNNPPEVKQIPDQTIDEGKTFTKIKLDDFVTDPDHPKNQILWEFDIQPVGKDQAEGDLNVEIDPNRVASVIIPDQNWYGSAKIKFTATDGEYASASTTANFVVKPINDAPVIKKIPDQTIEEKNEFESISLSDYVTDVDDDVMKLKWSISGNKDLKFDIDKYGSANIKIPNEFWNGSETVTFTATDAAGASAKATAKFTVKSVNDAPEFVQDVQDQTIEEKQEFKPIELDKLVKDPDHPFEQLKWSVSGNKDLAVNIAGKTATIKIPSKMWNGSESIKFKVCDPAGACAESENSFTVNSVNDVPQLVKQIPNQNIDEKKTFAKIKLDEYVKDADHKNSELSWEADVKHQGKEPQSGTLSVNIGDDHVASIEIPDPSWNGTAVATFTVTDPEGASAKQQVTFTVKSINDIPVFKKIPDQTIEEKNEFSSIMLDDYLSDADHDLSQLKIDIAGNKDIKVNLNNKTREISFKTPSELWNGSETITLTATDPEGGKASTQFKLAIKSINDPPVMKDIAEQTIKEKGSFKPVELDKYVEDLDHSKDKLKWTVTGNRELKVTLEGRVMKVTPPSPQWNGSETLTIKVTDPEGATDERTVAYTVESVNDIPEFTKQVAPQTIKEKEQFKPIKLGEMVRDLDNKLSDLQFTVDVKSASGKNAGLTVEIDAQHVATIKIPNKYWNGADEITFTVTDPEGAKATSKALFTVQSVNDVPTLKKIPDQMIEEKHEFASIKLTDYASDPDHKFEQLKWSVAGNKQLKIDIAGGVATIKMPTKNWNGSEKVTFTVTDPEGASAKSDAVFTVKSINDAPVMKDIANQTIKEKGEFKPIELDKFVSDEDHDNSKLKWTVSGNKDLKVVIDPKHVATITTPNKYWNGTEKITFTVTDPEGASDKRTVTFKVESVNDIPEFVKPIKDQSIPEKREFAIINLNDIVKDADHKLDQLTWSFDVKPAKGAPKGYTPKLKVSVDGQRMAKIVIPDKYWNGSEEITFKVEDPDGGKAHSTATFTVQSVNDAPTIGKIDDQNVREKEQFKSFNLKQLVKDPDHPYGRLKIEVTGNKDLKVNIDNEGVVSIKTPSPMWNGKETLTFTVTDPEGASAKATAAFSVQSINDPPIMKDIASQTIKEKGSFKSIALDNYVEDLDHPKAKLKWKIEGAKELKVAMDASHNVSVLPPNPYWHGSETVKFTVTDPEGASDSRSVTFTVESVNDAPQFVRELKDQSIDEKRQFQQIKLDDLVKDPDHKNSELKWTFDVKAKSAAAPAAKGKKGAAAAEPASNKPGLSVKVDHNHVATIAIPDKYWNGAADITFTVTDPEGAKASKTAHYEVRSINDPPVISSSAPRGESIRENGVFRTIDLTNLASDPDHKASQLKWSVSGNKFLKVTMLKDNTVKVAVPDAQWNGKETVTFTVTDPEGASANHKMLFEVSRVNDPPVISKKIPDQKIKEKELFKQIKLDEYVKDPDNKPSELKWTVSGNRQLKAEISPSRVLTVSAPDKNFWCAPETMVLIVKDPDGAESSQTVTFEITSVNDAPVLKNIPDQRIKEKGTFKEIDLNKFVNDPDHKLSELTWSVKVAKVGAAPAPKPAKKPAKKGKKGKEEKAEEPAPVPADEFQIEIDSRNIARVKIDNKYWNGERNVTFTVKDPEGASDSKTVNFKVESVNDAPEIKPIPIQSIQEKEHFKPLDLAQFISDPDHPLSALKIEVAPARSLKAFVNAKKELVVTTPDKFWSGTEKIKIDVYDPEGSRASQQITYEVVPVNDPPVVKHIAGQRVKEKERFEIVDLSKVAEDPDNKPNELRWTVTGNKDLKVDIKGSRAQILTPNPNWFGKETLTFTVKDIAGASASTQATFEVVAVNDPPTLKPVQPFVIEEKKTFAPFDFSKVVSDPDNKLDELVWTLDNEVPALKGKKAGKNGPAVKHEINFSIDEKGVLHAETPNPYWNGMEVVTVNVFDPAGESASIQVKYTVKPVNDPPIVKEIPGQETLQGTTFKPIKLDNYVSDPDHKVSEIRWGVTGAKNLAVQINGNREAVVKPKKPDWFGDETLIFTAKDPAGASDKAMVKFVVKHVNAAPIMRDIPDHTIKEDDNNGVIAVIKLDQFARDKDNRFDELKWTFTGNKYLTVKYDKFKKTATVAQPHPNWNGKPEKITFTVTDPDGAKASKSALFTVIAVNDAPVANPQTYMTQEGEELKVSASEGLMSGVVDPDGEKPVSVQLVMKPRNGKINLNERDGSFTYMPNKGFSGLDEFSFKVRDPAGLASQVTTAEVNVSFKMKDLRGGDTKKAEKKPEVKEEPKEEEKAPAAGKKKRRKRK, from the coding sequence ATGAAACGAAAAAATTGGTCTGTAGCTGCCCTATTGGCGTCAGTCAGTATTCTGGCATCTGTAGGTATTGCTCAGGAGGAAAATAGTGCTCCTTCGGTTATGGGTATTCCAGGTGAATCCATTGACGAAGGCAAGAAGTTTGCTCCGATTAAGTTGGACAAGTATGTTACTGATGAGGACAAGGCTGAAAAAATCAAGTGGTCCGTGTCTGGAAACAAGCAACTTAAGGTATCCATTTCGCCCGATCGCGTAGCAACGATTGAAATCCCGAGCAAGTACTGGAACGGTTCTGAAGATATCACCTTTATCGCAACCGACACCAAGGGTGCCTCGGGTTCCGAAACGATCAACTTTAGTGTTGAATCCGTGAACAACCCGCCCGAAGTCAAGCAGATCCCTGACCAGACTATTGACGAAGGCAAGACTTTCACAAAGATCAAACTCGATGATTTCGTCACTGACCCGGACCACCCGAAGAACCAGATTTTGTGGGAATTCGACATCCAACCGGTGGGCAAGGATCAGGCTGAAGGCGACCTGAATGTGGAAATCGATCCGAACCGCGTCGCTTCCGTGATTATCCCGGACCAGAACTGGTACGGTTCCGCCAAGATCAAGTTTACGGCCACCGACGGCGAATACGCCAGCGCTTCTACGACCGCAAACTTCGTGGTGAAGCCCATTAACGACGCTCCGGTGATCAAGAAGATTCCGGACCAGACGATCGAAGAAAAGAACGAATTCGAATCCATTAGCCTCTCTGACTACGTGACTGACGTCGATGACGATGTCATGAAGCTCAAGTGGAGCATTTCGGGCAACAAGGACCTCAAGTTCGATATCGACAAGTACGGTTCTGCCAATATCAAGATCCCGAATGAATTCTGGAACGGCTCTGAAACCGTGACTTTCACGGCAACCGATGCTGCCGGTGCTTCTGCTAAGGCTACTGCCAAGTTCACCGTCAAGTCCGTGAACGATGCTCCTGAATTTGTGCAGGACGTCCAGGACCAGACGATCGAAGAAAAGCAGGAATTCAAGCCCATCGAACTGGACAAGCTGGTCAAGGATCCCGACCATCCTTTCGAACAACTTAAGTGGTCTGTTTCCGGTAACAAGGATCTTGCTGTGAACATTGCCGGCAAGACCGCTACCATCAAGATCCCGTCCAAGATGTGGAACGGCTCTGAATCCATCAAGTTCAAGGTTTGCGACCCGGCCGGCGCTTGCGCTGAATCCGAAAACAGCTTCACGGTGAACTCCGTGAACGATGTGCCGCAGCTCGTGAAGCAGATTCCGAACCAGAACATCGACGAAAAGAAGACCTTTGCTAAGATCAAGCTCGATGAATACGTGAAGGACGCCGACCACAAGAATTCTGAACTTTCTTGGGAAGCCGACGTGAAGCACCAGGGCAAGGAACCGCAGTCCGGTACTTTGTCTGTAAACATCGGTGATGACCACGTTGCTTCTATCGAAATTCCGGACCCGAGCTGGAACGGTACCGCTGTGGCAACCTTTACCGTGACTGACCCGGAAGGTGCTTCTGCCAAGCAGCAGGTGACATTTACTGTCAAGTCTATCAACGATATTCCGGTGTTCAAGAAGATTCCTGACCAGACTATCGAAGAAAAGAATGAATTCTCTTCTATCATGCTTGATGACTATCTCTCCGATGCCGACCACGATCTCTCCCAGTTGAAGATCGACATCGCAGGTAACAAGGACATCAAGGTTAACCTGAATAACAAGACTCGCGAAATTTCTTTCAAGACTCCGTCCGAACTCTGGAACGGTTCCGAAACCATTACCCTTACTGCAACTGACCCCGAAGGCGGCAAGGCTTCTACTCAGTTCAAGCTCGCTATCAAGTCCATCAACGACCCGCCGGTCATGAAGGACATTGCTGAACAGACCATCAAGGAAAAGGGTTCCTTCAAGCCGGTTGAACTCGACAAGTATGTCGAAGACCTCGACCACTCCAAGGACAAGCTGAAGTGGACTGTTACGGGTAACCGCGAACTCAAGGTGACTCTCGAAGGCCGCGTGATGAAGGTGACTCCGCCGAGCCCGCAGTGGAACGGTTCTGAAACCCTCACCATCAAGGTGACTGACCCGGAAGGTGCAACGGATGAACGCACTGTCGCATACACGGTTGAATCCGTGAACGACATTCCGGAATTCACGAAGCAGGTTGCTCCGCAGACCATCAAGGAAAAGGAACAGTTCAAGCCGATCAAGCTCGGCGAAATGGTTCGTGACCTCGATAACAAGCTCTCTGACCTTCAGTTCACTGTCGACGTGAAGTCCGCTAGCGGCAAGAACGCTGGCCTCACGGTTGAAATTGATGCCCAGCATGTGGCCACCATCAAGATTCCGAACAAGTACTGGAACGGTGCTGACGAAATCACCTTCACGGTTACCGACCCCGAAGGTGCCAAGGCTACCTCCAAGGCTCTCTTCACGGTGCAGTCTGTAAACGACGTGCCGACCCTGAAGAAGATTCCGGACCAGATGATCGAAGAAAAGCATGAATTTGCTTCTATCAAGCTCACCGACTACGCTTCCGATCCGGACCACAAGTTCGAACAGCTGAAGTGGAGTGTTGCTGGCAATAAGCAGTTGAAGATTGATATTGCCGGTGGTGTTGCCACCATCAAGATGCCGACCAAGAACTGGAACGGTTCTGAAAAGGTGACCTTCACGGTGACCGACCCGGAAGGCGCTTCTGCAAAGTCTGACGCCGTGTTCACGGTGAAGTCCATCAACGACGCTCCGGTCATGAAGGACATTGCTAACCAGACCATCAAGGAAAAGGGCGAATTCAAGCCTATCGAACTTGACAAGTTTGTGAGCGACGAAGACCATGACAACTCCAAGCTCAAGTGGACTGTTTCTGGTAACAAGGACCTGAAGGTCGTTATCGACCCGAAGCATGTCGCTACCATTACGACTCCGAACAAGTACTGGAACGGTACTGAAAAGATTACCTTCACTGTCACTGACCCGGAAGGTGCTTCCGACAAGCGTACGGTGACCTTCAAGGTTGAATCCGTGAACGATATTCCGGAATTCGTGAAGCCGATCAAGGATCAGAGCATTCCTGAAAAGCGCGAATTCGCAATCATCAACCTGAACGATATCGTGAAGGATGCCGACCACAAGCTCGATCAGCTCACTTGGAGCTTCGACGTGAAGCCGGCTAAGGGTGCCCCGAAGGGTTACACTCCGAAGCTGAAGGTGTCCGTTGATGGCCAGCGTATGGCCAAGATCGTGATTCCGGACAAGTACTGGAACGGTTCTGAAGAAATCACCTTCAAGGTGGAAGACCCGGATGGTGGCAAGGCTCATAGCACCGCTACCTTCACCGTGCAGTCCGTGAACGATGCTCCGACCATCGGCAAGATCGATGACCAGAACGTCAGGGAAAAGGAACAGTTCAAGTCCTTCAACCTCAAGCAGCTCGTCAAAGATCCGGACCATCCGTATGGCCGCCTCAAGATCGAAGTTACTGGCAACAAGGACCTCAAGGTTAATATTGACAACGAAGGCGTCGTGTCTATCAAGACTCCGAGCCCGATGTGGAACGGTAAGGAAACTTTGACCTTCACCGTGACCGACCCGGAAGGCGCTTCTGCTAAGGCTACGGCAGCCTTCTCCGTGCAGTCCATCAACGACCCGCCGATCATGAAGGATATTGCTAGCCAGACCATTAAGGAAAAGGGTAGCTTCAAGTCTATCGCTCTCGATAACTATGTCGAAGACCTCGATCACCCGAAGGCTAAGCTGAAGTGGAAGATCGAAGGTGCCAAGGAACTCAAGGTTGCTATGGACGCCAGCCACAATGTGTCTGTGCTGCCGCCGAACCCGTACTGGCACGGTTCTGAAACCGTCAAGTTCACTGTGACTGACCCGGAAGGCGCTTCTGATAGCCGCTCCGTGACCTTCACTGTTGAATCTGTGAACGATGCTCCGCAGTTCGTTCGCGAACTCAAGGATCAGTCCATCGACGAAAAGAGACAGTTCCAGCAGATCAAGCTCGACGATCTCGTGAAGGACCCGGACCACAAGAATTCCGAACTCAAGTGGACCTTCGATGTGAAGGCTAAGTCCGCTGCCGCTCCTGCCGCCAAGGGCAAGAAGGGCGCTGCTGCTGCCGAACCGGCAAGCAACAAGCCTGGCCTGAGCGTCAAGGTGGACCACAACCACGTTGCTACTATCGCTATTCCGGACAAGTACTGGAACGGTGCTGCCGACATTACCTTCACGGTCACTGACCCGGAAGGCGCAAAGGCTTCCAAGACCGCCCATTACGAAGTCCGTTCTATCAATGACCCGCCGGTTATTTCTTCTAGCGCTCCGCGTGGTGAATCCATCCGCGAAAACGGCGTCTTCAGAACGATTGACCTCACGAACCTTGCTTCTGACCCGGATCACAAGGCTTCTCAGCTCAAGTGGTCTGTCTCTGGCAACAAGTTCCTCAAGGTGACCATGCTCAAGGACAACACCGTGAAGGTGGCTGTGCCTGATGCTCAGTGGAACGGCAAGGAAACGGTGACCTTCACCGTGACCGACCCGGAAGGCGCTTCTGCCAACCACAAGATGCTCTTCGAAGTGTCTCGCGTGAACGATCCTCCTGTCATCTCCAAGAAGATTCCTGACCAGAAGATCAAGGAAAAGGAACTCTTCAAGCAGATCAAGCTTGACGAATACGTGAAGGACCCGGATAACAAGCCGAGCGAACTGAAGTGGACCGTTTCTGGCAACCGTCAGCTCAAGGCTGAAATTTCTCCGAGCCGCGTGCTCACCGTTTCTGCTCCGGATAAGAACTTCTGGTGCGCTCCGGAAACCATGGTCCTCATCGTGAAGGACCCGGATGGTGCTGAATCTTCTCAGACGGTGACCTTCGAAATCACTTCTGTGAACGATGCTCCGGTGCTCAAGAATATTCCGGACCAGAGAATCAAGGAAAAGGGTACGTTCAAGGAAATCGACCTGAACAAGTTCGTGAACGATCCTGACCACAAGCTTTCTGAACTCACTTGGTCCGTCAAGGTTGCCAAGGTGGGTGCCGCTCCTGCTCCGAAGCCGGCTAAGAAGCCTGCCAAGAAGGGCAAGAAGGGCAAGGAAGAAAAGGCTGAAGAACCGGCACCGGTTCCGGCTGACGAATTCCAGATCGAAATCGATAGCCGCAACATTGCTCGCGTGAAGATTGACAACAAGTACTGGAATGGCGAACGCAACGTGACCTTCACCGTGAAGGACCCGGAAGGCGCTTCTGATTCCAAGACTGTGAACTTCAAGGTTGAATCTGTGAACGACGCTCCGGAAATCAAGCCGATTCCTATCCAGAGCATCCAGGAAAAGGAACACTTCAAGCCGCTCGATCTCGCTCAGTTTATCTCTGACCCGGATCATCCGCTCTCCGCTTTGAAGATTGAAGTTGCTCCGGCCCGTTCTCTCAAGGCCTTCGTGAACGCCAAGAAGGAACTCGTCGTTACGACTCCGGACAAGTTCTGGAGCGGTACCGAAAAGATCAAGATCGACGTGTATGACCCGGAAGGTTCTCGTGCTTCTCAGCAGATTACCTACGAAGTCGTACCTGTGAACGATCCTCCGGTTGTGAAGCATATCGCTGGCCAGAGAGTCAAGGAAAAGGAACGCTTCGAAATTGTGGACCTCTCCAAGGTTGCCGAAGACCCGGATAACAAGCCGAATGAACTCCGTTGGACTGTTACTGGCAATAAGGACTTGAAGGTTGATATCAAGGGTAGCCGTGCCCAGATCCTGACTCCGAACCCGAACTGGTTCGGTAAGGAAACCCTCACCTTCACGGTGAAGGATATCGCCGGTGCCTCTGCTTCTACGCAGGCTACCTTCGAAGTGGTTGCCGTGAACGATCCTCCGACTCTCAAGCCGGTGCAGCCGTTCGTGATCGAAGAAAAGAAAACCTTCGCTCCGTTCGACTTCAGCAAGGTCGTTAGCGATCCGGATAACAAGCTCGATGAACTTGTGTGGACTCTCGACAACGAAGTTCCGGCCCTTAAGGGTAAGAAGGCTGGCAAGAACGGCCCGGCTGTGAAGCATGAAATCAACTTCTCTATCGACGAGAAGGGCGTGCTCCATGCTGAAACTCCGAACCCGTACTGGAACGGTATGGAAGTTGTGACTGTGAACGTGTTTGACCCGGCTGGCGAAAGCGCCTCTATCCAGGTGAAGTACACGGTGAAGCCCGTGAACGACCCGCCGATCGTGAAGGAAATTCCTGGCCAGGAAACCCTGCAGGGCACTACCTTCAAGCCGATCAAGCTCGACAACTATGTGTCTGACCCTGACCATAAGGTTAGCGAAATCCGTTGGGGCGTGACTGGCGCCAAGAACCTCGCTGTGCAGATTAACGGCAACCGCGAAGCTGTCGTGAAGCCGAAGAAGCCGGATTGGTTCGGTGACGAAACCCTCATCTTCACTGCTAAGGACCCGGCCGGCGCCTCTGATAAGGCTATGGTGAAGTTCGTGGTGAAGCATGTGAATGCCGCTCCGATTATGCGCGATATTCCTGACCACACGATCAAGGAAGACGACAACAACGGTGTGATCGCCGTGATCAAGCTCGACCAGTTTGCCCGCGATAAGGACAACCGCTTCGACGAACTCAAGTGGACCTTCACTGGCAACAAGTACTTGACCGTGAAGTATGACAAGTTCAAGAAGACCGCTACGGTTGCTCAGCCGCACCCGAACTGGAACGGCAAGCCGGAAAAGATCACCTTCACGGTGACCGACCCGGATGGCGCCAAGGCTTCTAAGTCTGCTCTCTTCACCGTGATTGCAGTGAACGACGCTCCTGTGGCTAACCCCCAGACTTACATGACTCAGGAAGGCGAAGAACTCAAGGTCTCTGCTTCTGAAGGTCTGATGTCCGGTGTGGTTGACCCGGATGGTGAAAAGCCGGTGTCTGTACAGCTGGTGATGAAGCCGCGCAACGGTAAGATCAACCTGAACGAACGTGACGGTTCCTTCACCTACATGCCGAACAAGGGCTTCAGCGGCCTTGACGAATTCAGCTTCAAGGTTCGTGACCCGGCTGGCCTCGCTTCTCAGGTGACTACTGCCGAAGTGAACGTCTCCTTCAAGATGAAGGACCTCCGCGGTGGTGATACCAAGAAGGCTGAAAAGAAGCCTGAAGTGAAGGAAGAACCGAAGGAAGAAGAAAAGGCTCCGGCTGCAGGCAAGAAAAAGCGCCGCAAGAGAAAGTAA
- a CDS encoding class I SAM-dependent RNA methyltransferase produces MNENLEKRLKRQVIGKPHRFLAIAPLGFEATLAYELSLFGLEFPDEESAPHITGDGKIEFFAKITEAWKAVAYSRVANRILMHLADFKAENFRELEKKAAEIPWELYLDKRTGNALQTRDERGINIHVTCKHSRLYHSDAIAERLHNVIHSLADSHSGEGRNQHTNSPADSHSGVGRNQHSHSNTQHLYITLIDDRCTIWLDLAGEELYKRGHERFVNDAPLKETIAAAMILEACSLQSPSCLLPTSYCLLDLMAGSGTFSLEAAYMTNGLIPGKCRDFALKHQPAFKEATWNFLVRRETKGERRENECNILKIVTSDISPKATEIIQHNVECSPLASIEQAPITSQVKDFFSYTANEIAEACPGEIAPIIVLNPPYGKRLDFDAPKLYTQIGRRLAELARALKPLGKSLTVAILAPKDDSRPGSHYTCTANLLRECPELSPTRNANAKCIATSHGGFSLNAFIASL; encoded by the coding sequence GTGAACGAAAACCTAGAAAAGCGCCTCAAGCGGCAAGTCATCGGAAAGCCGCACCGTTTTTTGGCGATAGCCCCCCTCGGTTTCGAGGCTACACTCGCCTACGAGTTGTCGCTTTTCGGGCTTGAATTTCCAGACGAAGAAAGTGCGCCGCATATAACCGGCGACGGGAAAATCGAATTTTTTGCCAAAATTACCGAAGCATGGAAGGCTGTCGCCTACAGCCGCGTCGCAAACCGCATCCTTATGCACCTCGCCGACTTCAAGGCAGAAAACTTCCGCGAACTCGAAAAGAAAGCCGCCGAAATCCCTTGGGAACTGTACTTAGACAAGAGAACGGGCAACGCCCTACAGACGAGAGACGAAAGAGGAATCAACATTCACGTTACCTGCAAGCATTCGCGCCTGTACCACAGCGACGCCATCGCAGAACGCCTACACAACGTCATTCATTCCCTCGCCGACAGTCATTCCGGCGAAGGCCGGAATCAGCATACCAACTCACCTGCCGACAGTCATTCCGGCGTAGGCCGGAATCAGCATTCTCACTCAAATACACAGCACTTATACATCACACTGATTGACGACCGCTGCACCATTTGGCTGGACCTTGCCGGCGAAGAACTTTACAAGCGTGGCCACGAACGGTTCGTCAACGACGCTCCTCTCAAAGAAACCATTGCCGCCGCAATGATTCTCGAAGCATGTTCACTACAATCACCATCCTGTCTACTTCCTACTTCCTACTGTCTACTCGATCTTATGGCAGGCAGCGGCACCTTCAGCCTAGAAGCCGCATACATGACTAACGGCCTCATTCCGGGCAAATGCCGCGATTTCGCCTTAAAACATCAGCCCGCCTTTAAGGAAGCGACGTGGAATTTTTTGGTTAGACGAGAGACTAAAGGCGAGAGACGAGAGAATGAATGCAACATTCTCAAAATCGTCACGAGTGACATTTCGCCTAAGGCGACCGAAATCATTCAGCACAATGTAGAGTGCTCGCCGCTTGCAAGCATCGAACAAGCTCCGATTACGTCACAAGTCAAGGATTTCTTCAGCTACACCGCTAATGAAATTGCCGAAGCCTGCCCAGGCGAAATCGCCCCCATCATCGTACTGAATCCGCCCTACGGCAAACGCCTCGACTTTGACGCTCCTAAGCTTTACACTCAAATCGGCCGCCGACTCGCCGAGCTCGCCCGCGCCCTCAAGCCGCTCGGCAAGTCCCTAACCGTCGCAATCCTTGCACCTAAAGACGACAGCCGCCCTGGCTCGCATTACACCTGCACCGCAAACCTGCTGCGTGAATGCCCCGAGCTATCGCCCACCCGCAACGCAAATGCCAAGTGCATTGCCACAAGCCACGGCGGCTTCAGCTTAAACGCATTCATCGCAAGCCTCTAG
- a CDS encoding DUF1015 domain-containing protein, with the protein MMHIYPFKALRPVNPAEAETISALPYDVMNRAEAKAMAEGLPHSYLRVTRAELELPDSVDAYDPKVYAHARENLDKMIADGVIAYDKKPCLYVYRQTMNGREQYGLVCCVPAADYFNGIIKKHELTRADKEEDRLRHVLATNANTGPVFLTYRDQGQFDVFGAVTKRKPVYDFVSKGDGFGHTVWIIDDDAEIEAIRKSFEAVPVSYIADGHHRSAAGARAASFRAEQNPNNTGDEEYNRYLAILFPSTQLKILDYNRVLKDLNGRTPEQLMDEMKKVFDIEALDKMQSPAKQNQVNFYMGGKWYACTFKAEYLKNLGPVDSLDVALLQKLILKPLFDIDDPRTSKRIDFVGGIRGLGELVKRVDSGECACAFAMYPTTLDQLMNIADAGEIMPPKSTWFEPKLRDGLLVHSLD; encoded by the coding sequence ATGATGCACATTTACCCGTTCAAGGCGCTGCGCCCGGTGAATCCGGCCGAAGCCGAAACGATTTCCGCCCTCCCGTACGACGTGATGAACCGCGCCGAAGCAAAGGCCATGGCCGAAGGGCTCCCGCATTCCTACCTGCGCGTGACCCGTGCCGAACTGGAACTTCCTGATTCCGTGGATGCCTACGACCCGAAGGTTTACGCTCATGCTCGCGAAAACCTGGACAAGATGATTGCCGACGGCGTGATCGCTTACGACAAGAAGCCTTGCCTCTACGTTTATCGTCAGACCATGAACGGTCGCGAACAGTACGGTCTCGTTTGCTGCGTGCCCGCTGCTGACTATTTCAACGGCATTATCAAGAAGCACGAACTCACTCGCGCCGACAAGGAAGAAGACCGTCTGCGCCATGTGCTCGCTACTAACGCCAACACCGGTCCGGTGTTCCTGACCTACCGCGATCAGGGCCAGTTCGATGTGTTCGGTGCAGTGACCAAGCGTAAGCCCGTGTATGACTTCGTGAGCAAGGGTGACGGCTTTGGCCACACGGTTTGGATTATCGACGATGACGCCGAAATCGAAGCCATTCGCAAGTCTTTCGAAGCCGTTCCGGTAAGCTATATTGCCGACGGTCACCACCGCAGTGCTGCCGGTGCCCGCGCCGCCAGCTTCCGCGCTGAACAGAACCCGAACAACACCGGCGACGAAGAATACAACCGTTACCTCGCCATTCTCTTCCCGAGCACCCAGCTCAAGATCCTCGACTACAACCGCGTACTCAAGGACCTGAACGGCCGTACTCCGGAACAGCTCATGGACGAAATGAAGAAGGTGTTCGATATCGAAGCCCTCGACAAGATGCAGAGCCCGGCTAAGCAGAACCAGGTGAACTTCTACATGGGCGGCAAGTGGTATGCTTGCACGTTCAAGGCTGAATACCTCAAGAACCTCGGCCCGGTCGACAGCCTCGACGTGGCTCTCCTCCAGAAGCTTATCCTCAAGCCGCTCTTCGACATTGACGATCCGCGTACTTCCAAGCGCATCGACTTCGTCGGTGGCATCCGCGGTCTCGGCGAACTCGTGAAGCGCGTCGACAGCGGTGAATGCGCCTGTGCCTTCGCTATGTATCCGACGACTCTCGATCAGCTCATGAATATCGCCGACGCTGGCGAAATCATGCCGCCGAAGAGCACCTGGTTTGAACCCAAGCTCCGCGACGGTCTGCTGGTTCACTCGCTGGACTAA
- a CDS encoding S26 family signal peptidase — MFLSGLSRKVKRLQRKNSQSHVFLLFLFLLIVVGVSFVARIYAIAPVKIMDASMTPKFKEQSIHWMCKLPQCLTQVKDQDIVWLTLKSGETMVRKVLAMPGDSIEITDKGYVRTPHRNFKWKGEDAFIQSKTIYVPKAGDTLYFDKLNEVEQDYILAYLHTHGEKIAIKSSLWQGDREINIDRVGATKIANRQVSLKEVDFLPWQDRYLIELQIRQAEPGNAPIKIKRELFRLKPAKLELTPPPTSSADSTVGDSIKADTVKAAKADTTQKDTTKKDSAVAAPAKPAPAKEEEPEQYLDEPLNKIVIEEDCYYLTCLKGSNCPDSRELGYFTHKDFIGLYMEWPDRLKVKVIYPIQRYAKMAIDYALSLLAPEEEEE, encoded by the coding sequence TTGTTCTTGTCAGGACTTTCCAGAAAGGTTAAAAGGCTTCAGCGAAAGAATTCGCAGAGCCATGTCTTTCTGTTGTTCCTGTTCTTGCTGATTGTTGTTGGAGTCTCTTTTGTCGCTCGCATTTACGCCATTGCGCCCGTCAAAATTATGGATGCGTCTATGACACCCAAGTTCAAGGAGCAGTCCATTCACTGGATGTGCAAACTCCCCCAGTGTCTGACACAAGTCAAGGATCAAGACATCGTATGGCTCACGCTCAAAAGCGGCGAGACTATGGTGCGCAAGGTTCTTGCCATGCCGGGTGATTCCATCGAAATTACCGACAAGGGGTATGTGCGTACGCCTCACCGCAATTTCAAATGGAAAGGCGAAGATGCGTTTATCCAGAGCAAGACCATTTATGTACCCAAGGCCGGAGACACGCTTTATTTCGACAAATTGAACGAAGTAGAGCAAGACTACATTCTCGCCTACTTGCATACGCACGGCGAAAAGATTGCCATCAAGTCTTCGCTCTGGCAAGGTGACCGCGAAATCAACATTGACCGCGTGGGTGCGACCAAGATTGCAAACCGTCAGGTGAGCCTTAAAGAAGTCGACTTCTTGCCGTGGCAGGACCGCTACCTGATTGAGCTCCAGATCCGTCAAGCCGAACCGGGCAACGCTCCCATCAAAATCAAGCGCGAACTGTTCCGCTTAAAGCCTGCCAAGCTTGAGCTCACTCCCCCGCCCACATCTTCTGCAGATTCTACCGTAGGTGATTCCATTAAGGCAGATACTGTTAAAGCCGCAAAGGCCGACACGACGCAAAAAGATACCACAAAAAAAGATTCTGCTGTCGCAGCACCGGCAAAGCCTGCCCCTGCAAAAGAAGAAGAACCGGAACAGTATCTGGATGAGCCTCTGAACAAGATTGTGATCGAAGAAGACTGCTATTACCTGACTTGCTTGAAGGGCTCCAACTGCCCCGATTCCCGCGAACTCGGCTACTTTACGCACAAGGACTTTATCGGGCTCTACATGGAATGGCCCGACCGCTTAAAGGTAAAAGTCATCTATCCCATTCAGCGTTACGCCAAGATGGCAATTGACTACGCACTTTCGCTTCTAGCTCCAGAAGAAGAAGAGGAGTGA